A single window of Gemmatimonadaceae bacterium DNA harbors:
- a CDS encoding outer membrane beta-barrel protein, whose product MFKKIVISAVALAVAFSIVAPSASAQRSRTKRPQQSGASLAISPYAGYMTFGELIDGPLNTTLKSKAAPIYGVQLNLPLGNTISVFGNVGYTEPDLSVGLPLLGSITFGKSAVWLYDAGLQLSAPGYGTGDRGIFPFIQVGAGAMKYDVDVSGFGRSATNTAFNAGLGVDIPLAQNIGLRFVAKDYIGKFDFQEATQVDIVDAKTSHNVALSAGLKLGF is encoded by the coding sequence GTGTTCAAAAAAATCGTCATTTCCGCCGTGGCACTCGCGGTAGCGTTTTCCATCGTCGCACCGTCCGCGTCCGCGCAGCGCAGCCGAACGAAGCGGCCGCAGCAGAGTGGCGCATCACTCGCCATCTCGCCGTACGCCGGCTACATGACATTCGGCGAGCTGATCGATGGTCCGCTAAATACCACTCTCAAGAGCAAAGCCGCGCCGATCTACGGCGTGCAGCTCAACCTGCCGCTTGGCAACACGATTTCAGTGTTCGGCAACGTCGGCTATACCGAGCCCGACTTGAGCGTAGGCTTGCCGCTACTCGGCAGCATCACGTTCGGGAAGAGCGCCGTGTGGCTGTACGACGCGGGGCTTCAGCTCAGCGCGCCGGGTTACGGTACGGGCGATCGCGGAATCTTCCCATTCATCCAGGTCGGCGCCGGTGCGATGAAGTACGACGTCGACGTCTCGGGATTCGGGCGGAGCGCAACGAACACCGCGTTCAACGCGGGGCTCGGCGTTGATATCCCGCTCGCGCAGAACATTGGCTTGCGCTTCGTCGCCAAGGACTACATCGGCAAGTTCGACTTCCAGGAGGCGACGCAGGTCGATATCGTCGACGCGAAGACCTCGCACAACGTCGCGCTCAGCGCAGGACTCAAGCTCGGCTTCTGA